A window of the Lycium ferocissimum isolate CSIRO_LF1 unplaced genomic scaffold, AGI_CSIRO_Lferr_CH_V1 ctg2184, whole genome shotgun sequence genome harbors these coding sequences:
- the LOC132043171 gene encoding uncharacterized protein LOC132043171, with translation MSSYRADRSWMYNRLVPSRKGVTTEFKEGVRQFVEFALMQPDFVSDGSIRCPCSKCGNSSGFLKPHDIRAHLYNNGFIHNYYQWESHGEPFVPISRLQHNTNTGDGIGVDKSPINPYRAMVVDAIGPSFNFDSDGFDLDGEEEEPPNRNAQEFFDMLKASEEPLFDGCLTHSQLSAVCRLLNIKSEFNMSDNCYNQILLFLKELLPEDAKLPNDYYRTKQMVAKLGLGYEKIDVCPTGCILYYKDNKDKRDCPKCGQPRYKPKKRGNGRQKDVPYKVLRYFPITPRLQRLYMSTKTAEHMIWHWKYRREPGVMSHPSDGEAWKKFDQCHPSFAIEPRNIRLGLAADGFSPFGQMAHPYSCWPVIITPYNLPPGMCMSSPYMFLSLLIPGPKSPGKNIDLYLQPLIDELKKLWVDGVETYDSHKKQNFQMRAALMWTINDFPAYGMLSGWSTHGLLACPCCKGKSKAFHLKNGRKGSFFDCHRQFLPMGHPFRRDRKSFLKGRVEHGAPSPRLSSEEVWNNVRGLPKIFDDHASNKLPGFGDQHNWTKQSIFWELPYWHTNIIRHNLDVMHIEKNVFDNIFNTVMDVKDKTKDNLKARKDVQTYCNRPELELMEHEGKILKPKAAYSLTKEQKKLICEWVKSLRFPDGYASNLSRCVDMDDCKLSRMKSHDCHVFLERLLPIAFREFLPEPIWNALTEISLFFRGLCAPVLEVEDLRKLEESIKVTICKLEKIFPPGFFDPMEHLPIHLPYEAIAGGPVQFRWMYPFERELHVHKKKVKNRSRVEGSIAEAYIIQEISTFSSHYFQPNVQTRLNKVTRNDDGGEVDAPDGCLSIFVHPGRPSGEMNKRYLSDKEWDAARMYVLLNCEEVQPFVHIFEAELKRHSENISLEEIDKETNSRFANWFEAYVLNPANNIIDERLKDLASGPYKWVQTWPQYFTNGYRFDILTYGSNKSTMNSGVCIKGTSWSDYESDYYGLLVDVIQLEYPNPTKKRTTLVLFKCDWFDPTMGRGWKVHNQYGLIDINHKKRFSSYAYEPFVLAEQAQQVYFSEYPKEKERYC, from the exons ATGAGTTCCTATAGAGCTGATCGTTCGTGGATGTATAATAGACTAGTGCCAAGTCGAAAAGGAGTCACTACTGAGTTCAAAGAAGGTGTGCGTCAATTTGTAGAGTTTGCATTAATGCAACCCGACTTTGTTTCTGATGGAAGTATAAGGTGCCCATGTTCAAAATGTGGAAATAGTAGTGGATTTCTtaaacctcatgatattagaGCACATTTATACAATAATGGTTTCATACATAACTATTATCAATGGGAATCACATGGGGAGCCTTTTGTACCAATTTCTAGGCTTCAACATAATACCAATACAGGCGATGGAATAGGTGTTGATAAATCACCAATAAATCCATACCGAGCTATGGTCGTGGATGCAATTGGTCCTAGTTTCAACTTTGATAGTGATGGATTTGATTtggatggtgaagaagaagaacctCCTAATCGAAATGCTCAAGAATTTTTTGATATGCTAAAAGCTTCAGAAGAGCCATTGTTTGATGGATGTTTGACTCATTCTCAGCTATCAGCGGTGTGCAGGTTGCTGAACATTAAGTCTGAGTTTAACATGAGCGACAATTGCTATAATCAAATTTTGCTATTTTTGAAGGAGCTCTTACCCGAAGATGCTAAGTTACCCAATGATTACTATAGGACTAAACAAATGGTTGCAAAACTTGGGCTAGGATATGAAAAGATAGATGTATGTCCAACAGGTTGTATCCTATATTACAAGGATAACAAAGACAAAAGAGATTGTCCAAAGTGTGGTCAACCACGCTATAAGCCTAAGAAAAGAGGCAATGGAAGGCAAAAAGATGTTCCATATAAAGTACTGCGTTACTTTCCAATAACTCCGAGATTACAGAGGCTATATATGTCAACAAAGACAGCTGAACATATGATATGGCACTGGAAATATCGTCGCGAACCTGGGGTAATGAGTCATCCAAGTGATGGAGAGGCATGGAAAAAATTTGATCAGTGCCATCCTAGCTTTGCAATTGAGCCTCGAAATATTAGGCTTGGACTTGCAGCTGATGGGTTTAGTCCTTTTGGGCAGATGGCCCATCCTTATTCTTGTTGGCCAGTAATCATCACACCGTACAATCTTCCGCCCGGAATGTGCATGAGTAGCCCTTACATGTTCTTAAGTCTTCTCATTCCTGGTCCCAAAAGTCCGGGGAAGAATATAGACTTATACTTACAACCTCTTATTGATGAATTGAAGAAATTATGGGTTGACGGGGTTGAGACTTATGACTCTCATAAGAAACAGAATTTTCAAATGCGAGCTGCACTTATGTGGACTATTAATGACTTCCCAGCTTATGGAATGTTGTCTGGCTGGAGCACACACGGTCTTTTGGCATGCCCTTGTTGTAAGGGGAAAAGTAAGGCGTTTCATTTAAAAAATGGGAGAAAGGGTTCATTCTTTGATTGTCATCGTCAATTTCTGCCTATGGGTCATCCATTTCGGCGGGacagaaaatcatttttaaaaggAAGGGTTGAGCACGGTGCTCCTTCTCCTAGGTTGTCTAGTGAAGAAGTTTGGAACAATGTGCGTGGCTTACCAAAAATATTTGATGACCACGCCTCCAATAAGTTGCCAGGGTTTGGGGATCAACATAACTGGACAAAACAAAGCATTTTCTGGGAATTACCATATTGGCACACAAATATTATTCGGCATAATCTTGATGTGATGCATATCGAGAAAAATGTATTTGATAATATATTCAACACAGTAATGGATGTAAAGGATAAAACGAAAGACAATTTAAAAGCTAGAAAGGATGTGCAGACTTATTGCAATCGTCCAGAGCTTGAATTGATGGAGCATGAAGGAAAAATTTTGAAGCCAAAGGCAGCCTATTCATtgacaaaagaacaaaaaaagttgATATGTGAATGGGTCAAAAGTTTAAGGTTTCCAGATGGTTATGCTTCCAATTTGTCTAGATGTGTAGACATGGATGATTGTAAGTTATCAAGGATGAAGAGCCATGATTGTCATGTGTTTCTAGAAAGGTTGCTACCAATTGCATTTCGAGAATTTTTGCCAGAGCCAATTTGGAATGCCTTAACAGAGATTAGCTTATTTTTTAGAGGTTTATGCGCACCTGTGTTGGAAGTAGAAGATCTACGTAAGCTTGAAGAAAGCATAAAAGTTACAATCTGCAAGCTGGAGAAAATATTTCCTCCTGGTTTCTTTGATCCCATGGAACATTTGCCAATTCACTTACCATATGAAGCAATAGCTGGTGGCCCAGTGCAATTTCGGTGGATGTACCCTTTTGAGCG GGAGCTTCACGttcataagaagaaagtgaaaaacAGATCTCGTGTCGAGGGATCAATAGCTGAAGCTTATatcattcaagaaatttcaacaTTCAGTTCCCATTATTTCCAGCCTAATGTGCAAACTAGGCTGAACAAAGTGACTCGAAATGATGATGGAGGTGAAGTTGATGCACCTGATGGTTGTCTATCCATCTTTGTGCATCCAGGACGTCCGAGTGGGGAGATGAATAAACGCTATTTGTCCGATAAGGAGTGGGATGCAGCACGAATGTATGTTTTGTTAAATTGTGAGGAGGTTCAGCCATTCGTCCA TATCTTTGAAGCTGAATTGAAAAGGCATTCAGAGAACattagcctcgaggaaattgaTAAAGAGACGAATAGTAGATTTGCCAACTGGTTTGAAGCTTAT GTTCTTAATCCAGCTAACAACATAATTGATGAGCGGTTGAAAGACTTGGCTTCTGGTCCTTATAAGTGGGTGCAAACCTGGCCTCAGTATTTTACGAATGGCTATAGGTTCGACATTCTTACTTATGGCTCTAACAAATCAACTATGAATAGTGGTGTGTGCATAAAAGGGACAAGTTGGAGTGACTATGAAAGTGACTACTATGGATTGCTCGTTGACGTGATACAACTAGAGTATCCTAATCCGACAAAGAAGAGAACTACTCTAGTGTTGTTCAAATGTGATTGGTTTGATCCAACAATGGGCAGAGGGTGGAAGGTTCATAATCAGTATGGTCTAATTGATATCAACCATAAGAAAAGGTTCTCAAGCTATGCCTATGAACCTTTTGTGTTGGCTGAACAAGCGCAACAAGTCTATTTTTCAGAATAtcccaaagaaaaagaaagatattgTTGA